In the genome of Synergistaceae bacterium, one region contains:
- a CDS encoding alpha/beta hydrolase, producing MLKKFVLILLSLAILTSFTGFAYSEQKFFSHQVIPMNVINHESGKILRGLLYMPETEKFSRVPLVIAAHELGSNYSRGWPQYGEALASLGIAVYTFDFAGGGPKTRMDGTPGSHSDGDTTEMSVMTEVKDLECVLKAAKSWEFVDSSKIAIIGGSQGGAVSVITAARHAEEIAGLVLLYPALIIRDDLHKKFAEKKDCPPVYSYNGWLDVGPIYVNDMWDYDIYSDMPKYSKPVLILHGDKDFIVPIEYSQKAAKIYPDSEFHVINNGDHGFKGDTFNQAMGYIKAYFRKINFLPDGMSKIIPVGILNNIAGEHFTGKSFLFPVSTQQAGVFNVTFEPGSYNEWHIHHAEKGGGQILIAISGRGWYQEEGKPAQELMPGDVVNIPANIKHWHGAAKDSWFQHVAIEVPGEDTKTTWHGFLSPEEYSKLK from the coding sequence GTGCTTAAAAAATTTGTATTAATATTATTGAGCTTGGCAATTCTAACAAGTTTTACCGGGTTTGCATATTCAGAACAGAAATTTTTTTCTCATCAAGTTATACCCATGAACGTAATTAATCATGAGAGCGGCAAAATTTTAAGAGGTCTGCTTTATATGCCTGAGACTGAAAAATTTTCGCGTGTTCCTTTAGTGATTGCAGCGCACGAACTTGGGAGCAATTATTCACGGGGCTGGCCTCAATACGGCGAGGCACTTGCGAGTCTGGGAATTGCTGTATACACGTTTGATTTTGCAGGTGGAGGGCCTAAAACAAGAATGGACGGCACACCGGGGAGTCATAGCGACGGCGACACAACAGAAATGTCAGTAATGACTGAAGTTAAAGATTTAGAATGCGTGTTAAAAGCTGCCAAGTCATGGGAATTCGTTGACTCTTCAAAAATTGCTATAATAGGCGGCTCGCAGGGCGGGGCGGTTTCTGTTATAACTGCTGCTCGTCATGCTGAAGAGATTGCGGGACTCGTTTTGCTATATCCTGCGTTAATAATTCGTGATGATTTACACAAGAAATTTGCGGAAAAAAAAGATTGCCCCCCTGTTTATAGCTATAACGGCTGGCTTGACGTGGGTCCGATTTATGTTAATGACATGTGGGACTATGATATTTACTCGGACATGCCAAAATATTCAAAGCCTGTATTAATTTTACATGGCGATAAAGATTTTATTGTCCCGATTGAGTACTCGCAAAAAGCCGCAAAAATTTATCCTGATTCAGAATTTCACGTAATTAATAACGGAGATCACGGTTTTAAGGGCGACACATTTAATCAGGCAATGGGCTATATTAAAGCGTATTTCAGGAAAATTAATTTTTTACCGGACGGAATGAGCAAAATTATCCCGGTCGGGATTCTTAATAATATAGCTGGAGAACATTTCACGGGGAAGAGTTTTTTATTTCCTGTATCTACGCAGCAGGCCGGAGTCTTTAACGTAACTTTTGAGCCGGGAAGCTATAACGAATGGCACATACATCACGCGGAAAAAGGCGGCGGACAAATTTTAATTGCGATTTCAGGCCGGGGCTGGTATCAGGAAGAAGGCAAACCCGCACAAGAATTAATGCCCGGTGATGTCGTAAATATTCCCGCAAATATTAAGCACTGGCACGGAGCAGCAAAAGACTCATGGTTTCAGCATGTTGCTATAGAAGTCCCCGGAGAAGATACAAAAACTACGTGGCATGGATTCTTATCACCTGAAGAATACTCAAAATTAAAATAG
- a CDS encoding alpha/beta hydrolase → MRLAIFTMIVLFAFVGAAFADMSPVKSFQERKPTPYNNNQFGFVYNGAITENVSGKVNVHPITYELNGIKIAANVYTPANYDSSKKYPAVTVAHPNGGVKEQVAGLFAQKLAELGYITVAADAAYQGESGGQPRHTDIPFFRTEDIHGMVDLLSIYPGVDTNRIGMLGICGGGGYTLNAAKSEKRVKSVATLSMFNTGRVRREGYMSSQINKIQDTLKQASDARNAQIKGEILAAGTVDFDSLTDESIEKIANDLYREGIKYYGKTHRHPNSTFEYTRSSLSELMSWDAVDNIKLINVPLLMMAGSIADSLYLSEDAIEKAAGTNDKELFLIPGAYHIQTYYVPEYVEQEINKLKEFFGRTL, encoded by the coding sequence ATGAGACTTGCAATATTTACAATGATAGTATTATTTGCGTTCGTAGGGGCAGCATTTGCTGACATGAGTCCCGTCAAAAGTTTTCAAGAGAGAAAGCCGACTCCGTATAATAATAATCAATTCGGTTTTGTATATAACGGGGCAATCACTGAAAATGTAAGCGGAAAAGTCAACGTCCACCCGATAACTTACGAGCTTAACGGCATAAAAATTGCTGCAAATGTTTATACGCCTGCGAATTATGACTCGTCAAAAAAATATCCTGCTGTAACAGTTGCGCACCCGAATGGAGGAGTCAAGGAACAAGTAGCCGGACTCTTTGCGCAGAAACTCGCCGAACTTGGTTATATCACAGTAGCTGCTGATGCTGCTTATCAGGGAGAAAGCGGCGGGCAGCCGAGACACACCGATATACCATTTTTCAGAACTGAAGATATACACGGCATGGTCGATTTATTGAGCATTTATCCCGGAGTTGACACGAATCGTATCGGCATGTTAGGAATTTGCGGAGGCGGCGGTTATACTTTGAATGCTGCCAAGTCAGAAAAACGCGTGAAATCTGTAGCGACTCTTAGCATGTTTAACACTGGGCGGGTTCGTCGTGAGGGCTATATGAGTTCGCAAATTAACAAGATTCAAGACACTTTAAAGCAGGCTTCAGACGCTCGCAATGCACAGATTAAGGGCGAAATTTTAGCGGCCGGGACTGTAGATTTTGACTCATTGACTGATGAGAGCATAGAAAAAATTGCTAATGATCTTTATCGCGAGGGAATTAAATACTACGGCAAGACTCACAGGCATCCTAATTCGACATTTGAGTATACCCGTTCAAGTTTAAGCGAGCTAATGTCATGGGACGCTGTAGACAATATTAAATTAATTAATGTGCCGTTATTAATGATGGCGGGAAGTATTGCCGACTCTCTTTATTTGAGCGAGGACGCTATAGAGAAAGCAGCAGGCACTAACGATAAAGAATTATTCTTGATTCCCGGTGCCTATCACATTCAGACTTATTATGTTCCCGAATATGTTGAGCAGGAAATTAATAAGCTGAAAGAATTTTTCGGGAGGACTCTATAA
- a CDS encoding IMP dehydrogenase, with the protein MAYFFSEPSHTFSEYLLLPNYSSENCVPSNVSLRTPLCKFRAGEESPLSINIPLTSAIMQSVSDDNMAIALAREGGISFIFCSQPIEKQAEMVARVKKYKAGFVANDSAIGPDQTLKDILALKELTGHTTVAVTHDGSLTGKLLGIVTSRDYRVSRTDLDLKVRDFMTPIDKVISAHDGLSLSEANDILWEHKLNSLPVIDDKGNMVAFVFRKDYDMHKENPLELLDSQKRYMTGAGINTRDYEQRVPALLEAGADVLCIDSSEGFTEWQRRTLKWIRDKYGDDVKVGAGNVVSAEGFKFLAEAGADFIKIGIGGGSICITREAKGIGRGQATAVIEIANARDKYFAETGIYIPICSDGGIVMDYHITLALAMGADFCMLGRYFARFDESPTNKVMVNGNYVKEYWGEGSSRARNWQRYDSGDTSQVKLSFEEGVDSYVPYAGSLRDNLTETISKIRSTFCNCGALNLCEMREKARITLVSPVTLIEGGAHDVITKEAARRTK; encoded by the coding sequence ATGGCCTATTTTTTTAGCGAACCTTCTCACACGTTTTCTGAATATCTTTTACTGCCGAATTATTCATCTGAAAATTGTGTGCCGTCAAATGTCTCACTGCGGACTCCTCTTTGTAAATTCAGGGCGGGTGAAGAATCTCCCCTTTCGATTAATATCCCCCTTACAAGTGCGATAATGCAGTCAGTATCTGATGACAATATGGCAATTGCTTTAGCTCGTGAGGGCGGGATCTCGTTTATTTTCTGTTCTCAGCCAATCGAGAAACAAGCCGAAATGGTAGCACGAGTCAAGAAATACAAGGCCGGATTTGTCGCAAATGATTCAGCAATAGGGCCGGATCAGACTTTGAAGGATATTCTTGCGCTGAAAGAATTAACAGGACACACAACAGTTGCAGTAACTCATGATGGGAGCTTGACGGGCAAATTACTGGGAATCGTAACGAGCCGCGATTACAGAGTCAGCCGCACTGATTTAGACTTGAAAGTCAGAGACTTCATGACTCCGATCGATAAAGTAATTTCTGCTCATGACGGATTAAGCCTAAGTGAAGCAAATGATATTTTATGGGAGCATAAATTAAATTCGCTGCCAGTAATCGATGATAAAGGCAACATGGTCGCTTTTGTATTTCGCAAAGATTATGACATGCACAAAGAGAACCCGTTAGAATTGCTTGACTCTCAAAAACGTTACATGACGGGAGCAGGCATTAACACTCGCGATTATGAACAAAGAGTCCCGGCATTACTCGAAGCGGGGGCGGATGTTCTGTGCATTGACTCGTCTGAAGGATTCACGGAGTGGCAGAGAAGGACTCTTAAATGGATTCGCGATAAATACGGCGATGATGTTAAAGTCGGTGCGGGCAATGTAGTAAGCGCTGAAGGATTCAAATTTTTAGCGGAGGCAGGAGCAGATTTCATAAAAATAGGAATAGGCGGCGGCTCAATCTGCATAACTCGTGAAGCAAAAGGAATCGGGCGCGGACAAGCTACAGCAGTTATAGAAATTGCAAATGCCCGTGATAAATATTTTGCTGAGACTGGAATTTATATTCCGATTTGTTCAGACGGGGGAATTGTAATGGACTATCATATAACGCTGGCTCTAGCAATGGGAGCGGATTTTTGTATGCTGGGACGATATTTTGCGCGCTTTGATGAGAGTCCTACAAATAAAGTTATGGTAAATGGGAATTACGTTAAAGAGTACTGGGGCGAGGGGTCTTCACGTGCTAGGAACTGGCAGAGATATGACTCGGGCGATACTTCACAAGTAAAATTATCGTTTGAAGAAGGAGTCGACAGTTACGTCCCATATGCGGGGAGTCTCCGCGATAATTTAACGGAGACAATAAGCAAGATAAGATCTACTTTCTGCAATTGCGGGGCGTTGAATTTGTGCGAAATGAGGGAGAAAGCAAGAATCACCCTTGTATCGCCTGTAACTCTGATAGAAGGCGGAGCGCATGACGTAATTACAAAGGAAGCAGCCAGACGAACAAAATAA
- a CDS encoding YhcH/YjgK/YiaL family protein: MILGTVQYPSRYSGLGERVKKGLEYISEHINELENFKPGRYIIDGNNIFFEINESITTKPDGKFFETHKKYIDIHITLSGEEWFGYAMIDQLKESKPYDELTDTAYYTGEGIYNQVPPGHFILFMPEDAHKCGVYFQNRGTVKSLVLKVKI, encoded by the coding sequence ATGATACTCGGAACAGTGCAATATCCTTCACGTTACAGCGGACTCGGCGAGCGTGTGAAAAAAGGTCTTGAATACATTTCTGAACACATAAACGAACTAGAAAATTTCAAACCGGGCAGATATATAATTGACGGGAATAATATTTTCTTTGAGATTAACGAGTCAATTACGACTAAACCCGACGGAAAATTTTTCGAGACTCACAAAAAATATATCGACATTCATATAACACTAAGCGGTGAAGAGTGGTTCGGTTATGCCATGATTGACCAGCTGAAAGAGTCAAAGCCCTATGACGAATTAACTGATACAGCATATTACACCGGTGAAGGAATTTATAATCAAGTACCGCCCGGACATTTTATATTATTTATGCCTGAAGATGCCCATAAATGCGGAGTATATTTCCAGAATCGCGGCACTGTTAAGAGTCTTGTCCTGAAAGTGAAAATCTAA
- a CDS encoding MerR family transcriptional regulator encodes MIYTMMQACKETGMTYQGLKFYCNEGLIPNVKRDKINRRIFDERDIAWIKSLTCLKNCGMTLQEMKEYILNYAVREQQRFQLGKKF; translated from the coding sequence ATGATTTACACAATGATGCAGGCTTGCAAAGAAACGGGCATGACTTATCAGGGACTAAAATTTTACTGCAACGAGGGACTAATTCCAAACGTGAAGCGCGATAAAATTAATCGGCGAATCTTTGACGAGCGCGATATTGCATGGATTAAGAGTCTAACTTGCTTGAAAAATTGCGGAATGACTCTTCAGGAAATGAAAGAATATATACTAAATTATGCCGTGAGGGAGCAGCAACGATTCCAGCTAGGAAAAAAATTTTAG
- a CDS encoding bifunctional (p)ppGpp synthetase/guanosine-3',5'-bis(diphosphate) 3'-pyrophosphohydrolase — protein sequence MSKLRDEFFSRIPKDSQQECVRSLWQDLWTKSMLSLTPEQLNRLGEAFVFAAQAHKDQFRKSGEPYIIHTLSAALILAGMRLDMATLEAALLHDVLEDTSVTADEMREKFGEDVLTLVQGVTKLAGNEVKEFMSREDLTGENLRRMFVVMAQDIRVVLIKLADRLHNMRTLNVMRPDKQARIARETMEIYAPLAHRLGIYQIKRELEDLSFMYLHPDIYHEVEYRVKKKLPQMEEVINKARKVLEERLQKENIPCRIKGRSKHYYSIYEKMQRKKLSFDELYDILAVRVLVSDVSTCYAVLGIVHALWVPVPGQFDDYIATPKSNMYQSLHTTVMAFGVPLEVQIRTYEMNHFAEYGIAAHWVYKSGGGKKLIKGLDAKLMWVRQALEAGQEGDSKEFMEVLKSDILLTSEVYVFTPDGKPIILPNGSTTLDFAYSVHTEVGNHCVGAMINGRIVPLNTQLHSGDIVKILTSPQGAPSKDWLKIVSSGKTRAKIRAYFRQAEKTERDEKIERGWKLIERELRKRGLNDVKREDFGNIDDQLISVGSGSIGPGAAAQKISLAYLQHHSPEPQNTPLEIKNTPEVRKREIKSDILVEGESGVSVTLASCCDPVPGDEIIGYSTHKRGITVHRVDCPSIQKQNHEHKINVTWADQDKSIIPGRDTKYYTARLKAEGIDREDLISDATKALGLNGTGILGIKASMVGNSLMRMRIDIRVRNLENLYSAMARLNEVRGIMEVTRG from the coding sequence ATGTCGAAATTACGTGATGAATTCTTTTCGCGGATTCCTAAGGACTCACAGCAGGAGTGCGTGCGTTCGCTTTGGCAGGATTTATGGACAAAATCAATGCTTTCATTGACTCCTGAACAGTTAAACAGGCTCGGCGAGGCTTTTGTCTTTGCTGCTCAAGCCCATAAAGACCAGTTCAGGAAATCCGGAGAGCCATATATAATTCACACTTTGAGTGCTGCATTAATTCTTGCTGGTATGAGACTCGACATGGCAACTCTTGAAGCTGCTTTACTTCATGACGTGCTAGAAGATACAAGCGTTACAGCTGACGAAATGCGCGAAAAATTCGGGGAAGATGTATTAACGCTCGTTCAGGGAGTTACGAAACTGGCCGGCAATGAAGTTAAAGAATTCATGTCGCGTGAAGATTTAACCGGTGAAAATTTGCGGCGTATGTTTGTCGTTATGGCTCAAGATATTAGAGTCGTCCTGATAAAACTTGCTGACAGACTGCACAACATGAGGACTCTTAACGTTATGAGACCTGACAAGCAAGCCCGAATCGCCCGTGAAACTATGGAAATTTACGCGCCCCTAGCACACAGACTCGGAATCTATCAGATTAAGCGGGAACTTGAAGATTTATCATTTATGTATTTACACCCTGATATTTATCACGAGGTAGAATATCGCGTAAAAAAGAAACTCCCTCAAATGGAAGAAGTTATTAACAAAGCCCGCAAAGTTCTTGAAGAGAGACTCCAGAAAGAAAATATACCGTGCAGAATCAAAGGCCGTTCAAAGCATTATTACAGCATATACGAGAAAATGCAGCGCAAAAAATTATCGTTTGATGAACTCTATGATATTCTAGCTGTTAGAGTCTTAGTGTCTGATGTGTCAACTTGTTATGCAGTTCTCGGAATAGTCCACGCTTTATGGGTACCAGTTCCCGGACAATTTGATGATTATATTGCTACTCCTAAGAGTAACATGTATCAATCTTTGCATACGACTGTAATGGCGTTCGGGGTGCCTTTGGAAGTACAAATCAGGACTTATGAAATGAATCACTTCGCAGAGTACGGAATCGCGGCTCACTGGGTCTATAAATCAGGAGGCGGCAAAAAGTTAATTAAGGGACTCGACGCAAAATTAATGTGGGTACGTCAAGCACTTGAGGCAGGCCAAGAGGGAGACTCTAAAGAGTTTATGGAAGTCTTGAAGAGTGATATTTTACTCACAAGTGAAGTATACGTTTTCACACCGGACGGGAAGCCCATAATTTTGCCGAATGGGTCAACAACTTTAGATTTTGCTTATTCAGTGCATACTGAAGTCGGAAATCACTGTGTCGGAGCTATGATTAACGGCCGAATAGTCCCGCTTAATACTCAATTACACAGCGGCGATATAGTAAAAATTTTGACTTCTCCGCAGGGGGCGCCTTCTAAGGACTGGCTAAAAATTGTCAGCTCAGGCAAAACCCGCGCGAAAATCCGGGCATATTTCAGGCAGGCCGAGAAGACAGAACGGGACGAGAAAATAGAACGCGGCTGGAAATTAATAGAGCGGGAATTACGAAAACGGGGACTCAATGACGTTAAACGCGAAGATTTCGGGAATATCGACGATCAATTAATATCAGTAGGTTCGGGGTCAATAGGGCCGGGAGCAGCGGCACAAAAAATTTCACTGGCATATTTACAGCATCATTCGCCTGAGCCTCAAAATACACCGCTTGAAATTAAGAACACGCCAGAAGTTCGTAAACGCGAAATAAAATCGGATATTTTAGTAGAAGGCGAGTCAGGAGTCAGTGTTACCCTTGCAAGCTGCTGTGATCCAGTCCCCGGCGATGAAATTATAGGATATTCGACTCATAAACGCGGAATCACTGTACATAGAGTCGACTGTCCCAGCATTCAGAAACAAAATCACGAGCATAAAATCAACGTAACATGGGCCGATCAGGATAAAAGCATTATACCCGGACGAGACACGAAATATTACACAGCAAGACTCAAAGCTGAAGGAATTGACCGTGAAGATTTAATTTCTGACGCAACAAAGGCACTCGGACTCAACGGCACGGGAATTTTAGGGATTAAAGCCTCAATGGTAGGAAATAGTTTAATGCGCATGAGAATAGATATAAGAGTCAGGAATCTCGAAAATTTATACTCTGCTATGGCAAGATTGAACGAGGTTCGCGGCATTATGGAAGTTACAAGGGGGTAA
- the tadA gene encoding tRNA adenosine(34) deaminase TadA, translating into MQPDIFFMNQALNLAKNALSRGDVPVGAVIVKNNEILSSGSDKKFLDPTEHAEIIAIRSCCENLQRWNLSGCTMYVTLEPCPMCAGACVNARLSRVVYGAKNFRSGAGGTLYNILSDSRLNHICKVESGVMATECAEILQEYFIIRRGINKCCLHV; encoded by the coding sequence ATGCAGCCGGATATTTTTTTCATGAATCAAGCTCTAAATCTCGCAAAAAATGCACTCTCACGCGGTGATGTTCCCGTCGGAGCTGTAATCGTAAAGAATAACGAGATTTTATCTTCAGGGAGCGACAAAAAATTTTTAGATCCCACCGAACACGCCGAAATCATTGCGATCCGTTCATGCTGTGAGAATTTGCAAAGATGGAATCTTTCAGGCTGCACAATGTATGTAACTCTTGAGCCTTGTCCCATGTGTGCCGGAGCTTGTGTTAATGCCCGATTATCGCGGGTCGTTTACGGTGCAAAAAATTTCAGGTCAGGAGCCGGCGGAACTCTTTATAACATTTTGAGCGACTCAAGATTAAATCATATTTGCAAAGTAGAGTCCGGAGTAATGGCCACTGAATGCGCGGAAATTTTGCAGGAATATTTTATTATCAGAAGGGGAATAAATAAATGCTGCCTACATGTTTAA
- a CDS encoding carboxymuconolactone decarboxylase family protein → MKIAIILLSIILFAMPVFASTLDGYDRAKIADENYSKMNGSDSMPESKNDPELAAIMKKYIYGDLSQQIKLSDMERQLIRIVVLTTNQNHKFLARVINETLALGIKPIEIREALYHVAPYIGFPKVFEALDIANEIFTAKGVKLPLENQGTTTDSDRFEKGLNFQVSKYGERINQMRDSTPDYQKHLQDNLSAYCFGDIYTRGTLDYKTREMLTMAVIGTLGTAEAQYKSHVIGTLDSGATNEEVIGVITTMNPYIGFPRTLNALRIANEVFNERKK, encoded by the coding sequence ATGAAGATTGCAATAATTTTATTGAGCATTATATTATTCGCAATGCCAGTTTTCGCAAGTACTCTTGACGGATATGACCGCGCAAAGATTGCCGATGAGAATTACTCGAAAATGAACGGATCTGATTCAATGCCAGAGTCAAAAAATGATCCCGAACTCGCAGCAATCATGAAAAAATATATCTACGGCGATTTATCCCAGCAAATAAAATTGTCAGATATGGAGCGTCAATTAATTAGAATCGTTGTATTAACTACAAATCAGAATCACAAATTTTTAGCTCGTGTAATTAATGAGACTCTAGCACTCGGAATTAAGCCTATTGAAATCCGCGAGGCACTTTATCATGTTGCGCCCTATATAGGATTCCCGAAAGTTTTTGAGGCATTAGACATCGCAAATGAAATTTTTACAGCAAAGGGAGTAAAATTACCGCTTGAGAATCAAGGAACTACTACAGATTCAGACAGATTTGAGAAGGGATTAAATTTTCAAGTCAGCAAGTACGGTGAAAGAATTAATCAAATGAGAGACTCGACTCCGGACTATCAGAAACATTTACAAGATAATTTATCGGCTTATTGTTTCGGAGATATTTACACGCGGGGGACTCTTGATTATAAGACTCGTGAAATGCTGACAATGGCAGTAATAGGCACACTTGGAACGGCAGAGGCTCAATATAAATCACACGTAATCGGGACTCTTGACTCCGGTGCAACAAATGAAGAAGTTATCGGAGTAATTACAACAATGAATCCCTATATAGGCTTCCCAAGGACTCTAAACGCTTTGAGAATCGCAAATGAAGTTTTCAATGAGCGCAAAAAATAA
- a CDS encoding DHH family phosphoesterase, whose translation MLPTCLISDLKIYQPGENTKQLANSLECPELAAGVLDMLKGGEDLDSLREWIHPDFTKQITNLNLGESSKAAKTLWESKSSFGNVLVYGDYDTDGICSTVLAMEIFRHKGAQVRYFIPKRDIHGYGLNAGVLEKIAGTGCNTLVVVDCGTNDSEMLENLRRAGINIFVFDHHSVSAPVTINTIVNPVQSSQDESQKICATAVLWCWAWKENIISRDFLKYQIDLVALATIADCMPLHNLNRSLVRFGMHLMRTNPRRGLSALFDCLGINKSQLTEEHLSMRIIPCLNAPGRISTADVGVRALLGSGSNDAIYSCVNELTRINRKRQTLTENIAKAIDDSLSAGKIHNKVLYNDAWPVGILSGVASRICAQYNIPIALAAPVEGGIIRGTLRVPEGGDAVGILREISEKLDAWGGHKYAAGFSVRPENWREVRKILDSLLTNIEIIPGTQTPVINIEPSDITISDWRAVSALGPFGNNNPSPKFYIDPDINNTEINPMGKDGKHSYIRVNNAKLLAFNTSPKDVADMLKNGVKGWIYHPRLDYWRNEETLQFIIDYAVTETKGGV comes from the coding sequence ATGCTGCCTACATGTTTAATTTCTGACTTAAAAATTTATCAGCCCGGCGAGAACACTAAGCAGCTTGCTAACTCCTTAGAATGTCCCGAACTGGCCGCAGGTGTCTTAGATATGCTTAAGGGCGGGGAAGATTTGGACTCTTTGCGCGAATGGATTCACCCTGATTTCACGAAACAAATAACAAATTTGAATCTCGGCGAGTCAAGCAAGGCCGCTAAAACTTTATGGGAGTCTAAAAGCTCATTCGGAAATGTCTTAGTTTACGGAGATTATGACACTGACGGAATTTGTTCAACTGTGTTAGCAATGGAAATTTTTAGACACAAGGGCGCGCAGGTACGTTATTTTATTCCCAAGAGAGATATTCACGGTTATGGATTGAACGCCGGAGTCCTTGAAAAAATTGCTGGTACTGGCTGCAATACTCTTGTTGTAGTTGACTGCGGGACAAATGACTCTGAAATGTTAGAGAATTTACGCAGGGCCGGTATAAATATTTTCGTGTTCGATCATCATTCAGTTTCTGCGCCTGTTACGATTAATACAATCGTGAATCCCGTTCAGAGTTCGCAGGACGAGTCACAAAAAATTTGCGCGACTGCCGTATTATGGTGCTGGGCATGGAAGGAAAATATAATTTCTCGTGATTTCCTGAAATATCAAATTGATCTGGTAGCACTTGCAACTATTGCCGATTGTATGCCGCTTCATAATTTGAATCGTTCTCTAGTAAGATTCGGAATGCATTTAATGCGTACAAATCCCCGGCGCGGCTTGAGTGCTTTATTTGACTGTCTAGGCATAAATAAATCGCAATTAACAGAAGAACATTTATCAATGCGCATAATTCCATGTCTGAACGCTCCCGGGCGAATTTCTACGGCAGATGTCGGAGTCCGTGCTTTGTTAGGTTCGGGCAGCAATGACGCAATTTATTCATGTGTGAACGAGTTAACGAGAATCAACCGTAAACGCCAGACTTTAACGGAAAATATAGCAAAGGCAATCGATGACTCTTTATCAGCCGGGAAGATTCATAATAAAGTTTTATATAATGACGCTTGGCCGGTGGGAATCTTAAGCGGTGTTGCAAGTAGGATTTGTGCGCAATATAATATCCCGATAGCCTTAGCTGCTCCTGTAGAAGGCGGAATAATTCGGGGGACTTTGCGAGTTCCTGAGGGCGGCGATGCAGTAGGAATTTTGCGCGAGATCTCCGAAAAGTTAGACGCATGGGGAGGCCATAAATACGCGGCCGGATTCTCAGTGAGGCCTGAAAATTGGCGGGAAGTCCGCAAGATTCTTGATTCACTTCTCACAAATATAGAGATAATCCCCGGCACTCAGACACCAGTAATAAATATTGAACCTTCAGATATAACAATTTCAGATTGGCGCGCTGTCTCTGCACTGGGCCCGTTTGGTAATAATAACCCTTCGCCGAAATTTTATATTGACCCTGATATAAACAATACTGAAATAAACCCGATGGGTAAAGACGGCAAACACAGTTATATACGAGTTAATAACGCGAAATTATTAGCATTTAACACCTCGCCTAAAGATGTAGCAGACATGTTAAAAAATGGCGTTAAAGGTTGGATTTATCATCCTAGATTAGATTATTGGAGGAATGAGGAGACTCTGCAATTTATTATCGATTATGCAGTAACTGAAACAAAAGGAGGCGTTTAA